CCCGACTGCACCCTCACCGTCGGCGACTTCCTGGCCCTCGACGGCGCCACCGCCGTGGCCCTGTGGCGGTTCGTGTTCTCGGTCGACTGGGTCCGCAGAGTCGTCGTCGGGAACATCGGCGTGGACGACCCGTTGCCGCTGCTCCTCGCCGAACCGCGCGCCGCCACCCCGGGCCCCGACAACGTCGACTTCACCTGGCTGCGGGTGCTCGACGTGGAGGCCGCCTTCGCGGCTCGCACGTACGGGGCGCCCGGCCGCGTGGTGCTGGACGTCACCGACCCGGCCGGCTACGCGGACGGCCGCTGGGCCCTGGAGGTCGCCGCCGACGGCACCGGCCGGTGCACCGCGACCACCGACGAACCGGACCTCGCGCTCGGCGCGTCGCAACTCGGGTCGCTCTACCTCGGCGGCGAGACCGTGCCGAGGCTGGCCGCCGCCTCACTGGTGACCGAGCTGCGCCCGGGCGCAGCCGCGGCGGCCGACCTGCTGCTGCGCACGCCGCTGGCGGCCTGGAACCCGGACGGCTTCTGACGGTCTTCCGGCCGACGGTGCTCCGGCCGACGGGCGCCGACCGCCCGGGTCGGAGTGGCCGGGTCGGAGCGCCCGGGTCGGAGCGCCCGGGTCGGAGCGGCCGTCGGCCGGGGCGGCCGGGCGCGGGCGGGCGCCGGCCTGTTCGGGTCCGGCAACTGCTCGTCCACCGTCCCGCGCCGTTCTTTCACGGCTTCGCGGTGCGTCCGATGGTCGGCAGGATGAAGTCCTGGATCAGTTCCTTGGCGTCGCGGACGATCGGCCGGAACACCCGGTAGCGGGAGAGGTTGATGACGCGCGCTGCCATGGGAGTCGACCGCCGGACGAATTCCCGCGTCCGCTCGGTGTCGGGCGTGCGGTCGAAGACCCAGTAGAGCACCACGATCATGAGGTGCAGCCACAGGACGTCGGGCAGCAGCTCCACCAGTTCCGCGTCCAGCTTGGGGGCCAGCTCCGAACCCTCCAGCACCTCCCGGAACAGTGCCACGGCGGTGGCCCGGGCCGGGTGGGACTCGTTGGAGAACGGGCTCAGCGAGCTGGTCGGGTCGGCGGCGGTGCGGAAGAACTGCGCCGCGAACTCGTGATACGGCGCGGCCGTGTCGAGCCAGGAGTTCAGTGTGATCTCCAGCCGCTCCGCGAATTCCCGGGTATCGGCCATGCGATTTCTGGTGTCGATCGCATGGGCGTACGTCATTCGGTCGTAGAATCCCTGGATCAGGAATTCCTTGGCCGAGAAATAGTAGTAGGCATTTCCGACCGAGACGCCCGCCTCGGTGGCAATGGCCCGCATGGTGGTCTTCTCGTAACCGCGTTCCTGGAACAGCCGCATGGCCGTCTCCAGGATCAGGGCCCGGGTCTGCTCGCTCTTGTCCGTCTTCGGTTGGGCCCGGCTGCCGGGGAGTTCGGACCCGGCGGGGGCGCCGGTCGCGAGACCGTCGTCGTCGCCCGACCTGTCCACCGGGGCCGACTTCACCCGGCCGCGGCCGAGTCGCCGCTTACGGCCGGTGCCCTCGAAGCCGTCGGTGCTGTCCGCGCCGTTCGTCGGCGTCACGTCGTCCACGGTGGTCGAGCCTAGCCCGCCGACGGGCGGGTCAGGCCGCGCGAGCGGACGGCCGGTGTGCTGCGCGGGCCACCGGCGGCGCGCGGGCCCGCGTGTCCGAGGTCGCGCGGGCCCGTCGTGACCGGCCGCCGGAACAGCTCGGGTGAAGGGTGTGGGACGCTCCTGGCATGACCCGCGAGACCAGTCCGGACACCACCGGCGTGACCATCAGGCCCGGTACCGCCGAGGACGCCGGGAGCGTGGCGGCCCTGCACGCCGAGAGCTGGCGCACCACCTATGCCGGAATCGTCGCCACCCACGCCCTCGGTGACGGTCTGGCCGCCGAGCGGCGCGAGCTCTGGGAGCTGCGCCTGACCGTCGACTACGGCGAGCCCGCCAACACGCCCGCCCTGCTGATCGCCGAGAGCGCGGGTGAGACGGTCGGTTTCGCGTACCTCGTC
The sequence above is drawn from the Kitasatospora sp. NBC_00315 genome and encodes:
- a CDS encoding TetR family transcriptional regulator, with product MDDVTPTNGADSTDGFEGTGRKRRLGRGRVKSAPVDRSGDDDGLATGAPAGSELPGSRAQPKTDKSEQTRALILETAMRLFQERGYEKTTMRAIATEAGVSVGNAYYYFSAKEFLIQGFYDRMTYAHAIDTRNRMADTREFAERLEITLNSWLDTAAPYHEFAAQFFRTAADPTSSLSPFSNESHPARATAVALFREVLEGSELAPKLDAELVELLPDVLWLHLMIVVLYWVFDRTPDTERTREFVRRSTPMAARVINLSRYRVFRPIVRDAKELIQDFILPTIGRTAKP